One stretch of Leisingera caerulea DSM 24564 DNA includes these proteins:
- a CDS encoding PP2C family protein-serine/threonine phosphatase, whose amino-acid sequence MLHTAEIGYDAATAVSQGRRERQEDAVAADFPAGTGTGFAVLADGMGGHAAGDIASRIVVTEVFSELKLQAGDPAALEQAIGAVLQQAANGADACLGEYASHRPQARGMGATLLAPVLFCDRLYWISAGDSPLYLFREGSLIRLNADHSMASELDSLVAEGRMDAAEAASHPDRHCVTSVLTGAGIPRIDCRSAPLRLQAGDIVLAASDGLQFLPEAEIAAVLAAECLSPSARIGAVLMQRLEALNAPEQDNAALCVIKPFDARAADPEPAQPAPPQPETAAPRPRAGRRVVTLLASATWRSAPAASQNKTDAPV is encoded by the coding sequence ATGCTGCATACCGCTGAGATCGGATACGACGCCGCAACGGCGGTCAGCCAGGGCCGCCGCGAACGGCAGGAGGACGCGGTTGCGGCCGACTTCCCGGCCGGCACCGGCACCGGCTTTGCGGTGCTGGCCGACGGCATGGGCGGTCATGCGGCCGGCGACATCGCCAGCCGGATCGTGGTGACCGAAGTGTTCAGCGAGCTGAAGCTGCAAGCCGGGGACCCCGCGGCGCTGGAGCAGGCCATCGGCGCGGTGCTGCAGCAGGCCGCCAACGGCGCCGACGCCTGTCTCGGCGAATATGCCAGCCACCGGCCCCAGGCCCGCGGCATGGGCGCCACCCTGCTGGCCCCGGTGCTGTTTTGCGACCGGCTGTACTGGATCTCGGCCGGCGACTCGCCGCTCTACCTGTTCCGCGAGGGCAGCCTGATCCGGCTCAACGCCGACCACTCGATGGCGTCCGAGTTGGATAGCCTGGTGGCCGAGGGCCGGATGGACGCCGCCGAGGCCGCCAGCCACCCGGACCGCCACTGCGTCACCTCGGTGCTGACCGGCGCTGGCATCCCCCGCATCGACTGCCGCAGCGCCCCGCTGCGCCTGCAGGCGGGCGATATCGTGCTGGCCGCCAGCGACGGGCTGCAATTCCTGCCGGAAGCTGAAATCGCCGCGGTGCTGGCCGCCGAATGCCTGAGCCCCAGCGCCCGCATCGGCGCGGTGCTGATGCAGCGGCTGGAGGCGCTGAACGCGCCCGAGCAGGACAATGCTGCGCTCTGCGTGATCAAACCCTTCGATGCGCGCGCGGCAGACCCGGAGCCGGCACAGCCCGCACCGCCGCAGCCGGAAACCGCAGCGCCACGGCCCCGCGCCGGCCGCCGCGTCGTGACCCTGCTGGCCTCCGCGACATGGCGCTCCGCGCCTGCTGCCAGCCAGAACAAGACGGATGCACCGGTGTGA
- a CDS encoding serine/threonine protein kinase translates to MPHDTFTADPAPACELPCGFKLLQGQYQIERPLISGGFGITYLARDSLERRVVIKECYPAGLCRRAGTDVEPAAPEHAKSCRNVLRAFLREAHLLARARHPGIVGVHQVFKENQTAYIAMEFIDGLDLLTVREEQPERLTGPVLRQILDQSLEALDCLHRLGVLHRDISPDNILLGKDGTVTLIDFGAACGSTPDDGTALPMLLAVKDGYSAHELYSPDLPQRPACDLYALGATLYYLITGAPPAASQKRLAALMAGSPDPCRPLLGGPWAADPALLATVDMAMSVLPAERFHNASAWAAALAEEDAPQHAPEPQAGPAPGTAAAPADDGSRLAAVIADLVAKTNDSLKPGLPRAARQAQTPPASPTAAPRHPPVNIFGEPVTDLEAWLEEEDAIAWRKKIAPAAQQPPAAAPVPLTDPSDPALGLRRDKPTLTGRLRRIFGRHGNSPQTAKN, encoded by the coding sequence GTGCCGCACGACACGTTCACTGCCGATCCGGCGCCGGCCTGCGAACTGCCCTGCGGCTTCAAGCTGCTGCAAGGCCAGTACCAGATCGAGCGGCCGCTGATCAGCGGCGGCTTCGGCATCACCTATCTGGCCCGCGACAGCCTGGAACGCCGCGTCGTGATCAAGGAATGCTACCCGGCGGGGCTCTGCCGCCGCGCCGGCACCGATGTGGAACCCGCCGCCCCCGAACACGCCAAATCCTGCCGCAACGTGCTGCGCGCCTTCCTGCGCGAGGCGCATCTGCTGGCCCGCGCCCGCCACCCCGGCATCGTCGGCGTGCATCAGGTCTTCAAGGAAAACCAGACCGCCTATATCGCGATGGAATTCATCGACGGGCTGGACCTGCTCACCGTGCGCGAAGAGCAGCCGGAGCGGCTGACCGGGCCGGTGCTGCGCCAGATTCTCGATCAATCGCTGGAGGCGCTCGACTGCCTGCACCGGCTGGGCGTCCTGCACCGCGACATCTCGCCGGACAACATCCTCCTGGGCAAGGACGGCACCGTGACGCTGATTGATTTCGGCGCCGCCTGCGGCAGCACCCCTGATGACGGCACCGCGCTGCCGATGCTGCTGGCGGTCAAGGACGGCTATTCCGCGCATGAGCTCTACAGCCCCGACCTGCCCCAGCGCCCGGCCTGCGACCTCTACGCGCTTGGCGCCACGCTCTACTATCTGATCACCGGCGCCCCGCCCGCGGCCAGCCAAAAGCGGCTGGCTGCGCTGATGGCGGGCTCTCCGGACCCCTGCCGCCCGCTGCTGGGCGGGCCCTGGGCCGCTGACCCGGCACTGCTGGCGACCGTGGACATGGCGATGTCGGTGCTTCCGGCGGAACGGTTCCACAACGCCAGCGCCTGGGCCGCTGCCCTGGCGGAAGAAGACGCGCCGCAACACGCCCCGGAGCCGCAGGCCGGCCCGGCGCCCGGAACCGCAGCGGCACCCGCCGATGACGGCAGCAGGCTGGCTGCGGTCATTGCCGATCTGGTCGCCAAGACCAATGACAGCCTCAAGCCCGGCCTGCCCCGCGCCGCCCGCCAGGCGCAGACCCCGCCTGCCAGCCCCACGGCCGCCCCGCGCCACCCGCCAGTCAACATCTTCGGCGAACCGGTCACCGACCTGGAGGCCTGGCTGGAAGAGGAAGACGCGATCGCCTGGCGCAAGAAAATCGCCCCCGCCGCGCAGCAGCCGCCGGCCGCAGCCCCTGTGCCGCTGACAGACCCGTCAGACCCGGCTTTGGGCCTGCGCCGGGACAAACCGACATTGACCGGCCGCTTGCGCAGGATTTTCGGGCGTCACGGCAACAGCCCGCAAACGGCTAAGAACTGA
- a CDS encoding dynamin family protein, translating to MNMEAQIESATDIRASARPTNLNAGLEPLAGFARKAQRLETALATLAEVSGVRVQRSLARLQAELGTFEPSVTLLGQVKSGKTSLVNAMAGWADLLPSDVNPWTSVVTSLHLEPGETRTENKASFQFMTEEEWDRLTTKGGRIGEMAGRAGAGSELQKIRAQIEEMRERSRQRLGRKFELLMGQKHDYGYFDKNLIERYICLGDDFDDAGLGEVDEQGRFADITRAADLYLNCQSIPHRLCLRDTPGVNDTFMMREQITIQAIRDSRICVVVLSAGQALTSVDMGLIRMISNLKSREVVIFVNRIDELADPANQVAEIEASIRQTLEAHHGPQEATILFGSAYWANKVLTGGLEDMDPSSSAALLNWAEASVNASHAKATAQNMVWELSGIPALNRAVSERIAADLGTPLLARIAASATTAATGQQAANAVMVQGEGSSGGANLHDVRTAFEDLCQTHLQALEAEAGQVLDAFRDRADRAHATFTDRATHALIDHLEKWGEDCHWEYDPAGLRMLLRSAYSVMTSRLQSAAQNRYEAAVQDVAELLYDGFGPAVEGIQLAVPEVPQPASPVALAQSIALDFNDSWWASWWRRTRGYKAFAKQFRSLIAGETEDFMTQLKTVQTADARAAIHARLQAFFDEQRDILLEIADCRRGGGDMQALFAGDEARRRQSRTAAALETLRSFTA from the coding sequence ATGAACATGGAAGCCCAGATCGAGAGTGCAACAGACATCCGCGCCTCCGCGCGGCCGACCAACCTGAACGCCGGGCTGGAGCCGCTGGCGGGTTTTGCCCGCAAGGCGCAGCGGCTGGAGACCGCGCTGGCCACCCTCGCGGAGGTGTCGGGCGTGCGCGTTCAGCGCAGCCTGGCCCGGCTGCAGGCAGAGCTTGGCACGTTTGAGCCCAGCGTCACCCTGCTGGGGCAGGTGAAATCCGGCAAGACCTCTTTGGTGAACGCGATGGCGGGCTGGGCCGACCTGCTGCCGTCGGACGTGAACCCCTGGACCTCGGTTGTCACCTCCCTGCACCTGGAGCCGGGCGAGACCCGCACCGAAAACAAGGCCAGCTTCCAGTTCATGACAGAGGAAGAATGGGACCGGCTGACCACCAAGGGCGGCCGCATCGGCGAAATGGCGGGCCGCGCCGGCGCGGGCAGCGAGCTGCAAAAGATCCGCGCCCAGATCGAGGAAATGCGCGAACGCTCCCGCCAGCGGCTGGGCCGCAAGTTCGAGCTCTTGATGGGGCAGAAACACGACTACGGCTATTTCGACAAGAACCTGATCGAACGCTACATCTGCCTCGGAGATGACTTCGATGACGCAGGCCTGGGCGAGGTCGACGAACAGGGCCGCTTTGCCGACATCACCCGCGCCGCCGATCTGTACCTCAACTGCCAGTCCATTCCCCACCGCCTCTGCCTGCGCGACACGCCCGGCGTCAACGACACCTTCATGATGCGCGAGCAGATCACCATCCAGGCGATCCGCGACAGCCGCATCTGCGTGGTGGTGCTGTCGGCGGGCCAGGCCCTCACCTCGGTCGACATGGGCCTGATCCGGATGATCTCCAACCTCAAGTCGCGCGAGGTTGTGATTTTCGTCAACCGCATCGACGAGCTGGCCGACCCCGCAAACCAGGTGGCCGAGATCGAGGCCAGCATCCGCCAGACACTGGAAGCCCATCATGGCCCGCAGGAGGCCACCATCCTCTTTGGCAGCGCCTATTGGGCCAACAAGGTGCTGACCGGCGGGCTGGAGGATATGGATCCGTCCAGCTCCGCCGCGCTGCTGAACTGGGCCGAAGCCTCGGTCAATGCCTCCCACGCCAAGGCCACCGCTCAGAACATGGTGTGGGAGCTGTCGGGCATCCCGGCCCTGAACCGCGCCGTTTCCGAACGCATTGCTGCCGACCTCGGCACCCCGCTGCTGGCCCGCATTGCCGCCTCCGCCACCACCGCCGCCACCGGCCAGCAGGCTGCCAACGCGGTCATGGTTCAGGGCGAAGGCAGCAGCGGCGGCGCCAATCTGCACGACGTCCGCACCGCTTTTGAGGATCTCTGCCAGACCCATCTGCAGGCGCTGGAGGCGGAGGCGGGCCAGGTGCTCGACGCCTTCCGCGACCGCGCCGACCGGGCGCACGCCACCTTTACCGACCGTGCCACGCACGCGCTGATCGACCACCTGGAGAAATGGGGCGAGGATTGCCATTGGGAATACGACCCGGCCGGGCTGCGGATGCTGCTGCGCTCTGCCTACTCCGTCATGACCAGCCGCCTGCAATCCGCTGCGCAGAACCGGTACGAGGCCGCGGTGCAGGATGTGGCGGAGCTGCTTTACGACGGCTTCGGCCCGGCGGTCGAGGGCATCCAGCTGGCAGTGCCCGAGGTGCCCCAGCCCGCCTCACCCGTCGCCCTGGCGCAGTCCATCGCACTGGATTTCAACGACAGCTGGTGGGCCTCCTGGTGGCGCCGCACCCGCGGCTACAAGGCCTTTGCCAAGCAGTTCCGCAGCCTGATCGCGGGCGAGACAGAGGACTTCATGACCCAGCTCAAGACCGTGCAGACCGCGGACGCCCGCGCCGCCATCCATGCCCGGCTTCAGGCCTTTTTCGACGAACAGCGCGACATCTTGCTGGAAATCGCCGACTGCCGCCGCGGCGGCGGCGACATGCAGGCGCTGTTCGCGGGCGATGAGGCCCGCCGCCGCCAGTCCCGGACCGCCGCCGCCTTGGAAACCCTCAGGAGCTTCACCGCATGA
- a CDS encoding dynamin family protein — protein MNQQTAIPAPLAADAAPARKPRLALMGEFSAGKSTLTNLLAGRAPLPTRVTATRLPPVWLSHGPEGASLTGTDGSETPVPLEDIAEAPLESTALIRLTLPAEALELCDLIDMPGISDPNMPASVWQALLPEVDSVIWCTHATQAWRQSEAAAWEEISSRLSGPSTLLITHFDKLRNPRDQDRVLRRVQKETGDAFNAIFPLSLSQALTAGEDMEAWKTSGADRFIEYLVDLLLNWAEPGRRPDSAAAPARPQAAPHAAPQAGEGPRAEVLDFGSKREAAAQAQPQTQAQPQPPAAADSADPASRVMPRRVAPPAKRSQRPGRARPETQPAGD, from the coding sequence ATGAACCAGCAAACCGCCATTCCCGCCCCCCTCGCCGCGGACGCGGCCCCGGCGCGCAAGCCCCGCCTGGCGCTGATGGGGGAATTCAGCGCCGGCAAAAGCACGCTGACCAACCTGCTGGCCGGCCGCGCCCCGCTGCCCACCCGCGTCACCGCCACCCGGCTGCCGCCGGTCTGGCTGTCGCACGGGCCGGAGGGCGCCAGCCTCACCGGCACCGACGGCAGCGAAACCCCGGTGCCGCTGGAGGACATAGCCGAAGCGCCGCTGGAGAGCACCGCACTGATCCGCCTGACCCTGCCCGCCGAGGCGCTGGAACTCTGCGACCTGATCGACATGCCCGGCATCTCTGACCCGAACATGCCCGCCAGCGTCTGGCAGGCGCTGCTGCCCGAGGTCGACAGCGTGATCTGGTGCACCCATGCCACCCAGGCCTGGCGGCAGTCCGAAGCCGCCGCGTGGGAGGAGATCTCCAGCCGCCTCAGCGGCCCCAGCACCCTGCTGATCACCCACTTCGACAAGCTCCGCAATCCCCGCGACCAGGACCGCGTGCTGCGCCGGGTGCAAAAGGAAACCGGCGATGCCTTCAACGCCATCTTCCCGCTGTCGCTCAGCCAGGCGCTGACCGCGGGCGAGGATATGGAGGCGTGGAAGACCAGCGGCGCCGACCGCTTTATCGAATATCTGGTGGACCTGCTGCTGAACTGGGCAGAGCCCGGCCGCCGCCCGGACAGCGCCGCAGCCCCGGCGCGGCCCCAGGCTGCCCCGCACGCCGCACCGCAAGCGGGCGAAGGTCCGCGCGCCGAAGTGCTGGATTTCGGCAGCAAGCGCGAGGCCGCCGCCCAGGCACAGCCGCAGACACAGGCGCAACCGCAGCCACCTGCGGCCGCCGACAGCGCCGATCCCGCCAGCCGGGTAATGCCGCGCCGCGTGGCGCCTCCGGCCAAGCGCAGCCAGCGCCCGGGCCGCGCCCGCCCCGAAACCCAGCCCGCCGGAGACTGA
- a CDS encoding biliverdin-producing heme oxygenase, whose amino-acid sequence MADAQYQNLRARLRGDTRHCHAALDEQVTRLDQAGADGYARFLLLQWRLFAALEPVSQSAACAPVIRGLKQRAGEDLARLGRAADAPELPLVPHPLAVDYLVSGSRLGTQVLRKRWLERGLPEVIYACKYLSAPSYTEYWRGFTARAEALPAEGAAADRVVEDATGLFGFCLECIFAESAEGRAIHA is encoded by the coding sequence GTGGCAGATGCCCAATATCAGAACTTGCGTGCCAGGCTGCGCGGGGACACGCGGCATTGCCATGCTGCGCTGGATGAACAGGTGACCAGGCTGGATCAGGCGGGTGCGGACGGCTACGCGCGCTTTTTGCTGCTGCAGTGGCGGCTGTTTGCGGCGCTGGAGCCGGTCAGCCAGAGTGCCGCCTGTGCGCCGGTGATCCGCGGCCTGAAGCAGCGGGCGGGCGAGGATCTGGCGCGGCTGGGCCGTGCGGCGGATGCGCCTGAGCTGCCGCTGGTCCCGCATCCGCTGGCGGTGGATTACCTGGTGTCCGGTTCGCGGCTGGGCACACAGGTGCTGCGCAAGCGGTGGCTGGAGCGCGGCCTGCCGGAGGTTATCTATGCCTGTAAGTACCTCTCGGCACCGTCCTACACGGAATACTGGCGCGGCTTTACGGCCCGGGCCGAAGCGCTGCCGGCCGAAGGTGCCGCAGCGGACCGGGTTGTCGAAGATGCTACCGGGCTGTTTGGATTTTGCTTAGAATGTATTTTTGCTGAGTCTGCCGAGGGGAGGGCGATTCATGCCTGA
- a CDS encoding CsbD family protein, giving the protein MDDDRITGKWTELKGRLRETYGELTDDELEETKGERQKLEGMLQQRLGKTKDEVRQTVDRMLDGF; this is encoded by the coding sequence ATGGATGACGACCGCATCACCGGAAAATGGACCGAGCTGAAGGGCCGCCTGCGGGAAACCTACGGCGAACTGACCGACGACGAGCTGGAAGAAACCAAAGGCGAGCGCCAGAAGCTCGAAGGGATGCTGCAGCAGCGGCTGGGCAAGACCAAGGACGAGGTACGCCAGACCGTCGACCGCATGCTGGACGGCTTTTAA
- a CDS encoding FHA domain-containing protein — protein MKFIKDIIGEKRERVRLDGSAAPAAEPVQPPAEETGSRAPLSLGQGFRLDPDPAPHAPAAAAPLPEDIRDPLAAPGAIPGEDAAEAFGSVGGNAPDEDAIAAFFAREQSQAEAPSAQDRPDPAVFFAAPDHDTAEADPAEMPEEDFFAPHEDEAEEDTAEPLGAEPDFSRLQQPDPAADTARPYRVFTRSNAAGPDPDTAADRAGTAPAAPAPAPAPLPEVQPEPEPLPEPELARTPVDVQASVSRPETPVQQAAPAPAPQPAPEEPQAAAPQAPDAAPIDVPAPSMGRGASRAGRVKTRLLGFSPAQAAGADPFARSAEAAAPAYTQFPVGWLAIVQGPGRGAAFTLFSGVTVIGRGEDQTVRLDFGDNSISRDNHAAIAFDPEQKAFFIGHGGKANLVRRNGRPVLSTEELSAGDVIRIGETTLRFVPLCGADFGWDQPQHSDAADAAYR, from the coding sequence ATGAAGTTCATCAAGGATATCATCGGCGAAAAGCGGGAACGGGTGCGCCTGGACGGCTCCGCCGCGCCAGCCGCGGAACCGGTCCAGCCGCCCGCAGAGGAGACCGGCAGCCGCGCGCCCCTCAGCCTCGGCCAAGGTTTCCGGCTGGACCCGGACCCGGCGCCGCACGCTCCAGCTGCCGCCGCGCCGCTGCCGGAGGATATCCGCGACCCGTTGGCAGCGCCCGGTGCAATCCCAGGGGAAGACGCCGCGGAGGCCTTCGGCAGCGTCGGCGGGAACGCGCCGGACGAGGACGCCATTGCCGCCTTCTTCGCCCGCGAGCAGAGCCAGGCCGAAGCCCCCTCAGCGCAGGACCGGCCGGACCCCGCCGTCTTCTTCGCCGCCCCGGACCATGACACCGCAGAAGCGGACCCTGCGGAAATGCCGGAAGAGGATTTCTTTGCCCCGCACGAGGATGAGGCGGAGGAAGACACAGCCGAGCCTCTCGGCGCGGAACCGGATTTCTCCCGACTGCAGCAGCCGGACCCGGCGGCGGACACCGCCAGGCCGTACCGGGTCTTCACACGCAGCAACGCTGCCGGGCCGGATCCGGACACCGCGGCAGACCGCGCCGGAACCGCACCAGCAGCCCCTGCCCCGGCACCGGCTCCGCTGCCGGAAGTTCAACCGGAGCCGGAACCGCTGCCGGAACCGGAGCTGGCCCGGACCCCCGTGGACGTTCAGGCCAGTGTTTCCCGGCCAGAGACCCCGGTCCAACAGGCTGCCCCGGCCCCGGCGCCTCAGCCCGCGCCGGAAGAACCGCAAGCCGCCGCGCCGCAAGCCCCTGACGCTGCGCCGATCGACGTGCCCGCGCCCTCGATGGGCCGCGGCGCCAGCCGCGCGGGCCGGGTCAAGACCCGCCTTCTGGGCTTCAGCCCGGCGCAGGCAGCAGGCGCCGACCCCTTCGCCCGCAGCGCAGAGGCCGCGGCGCCCGCCTACACCCAGTTTCCCGTCGGCTGGCTCGCCATCGTGCAGGGCCCGGGCCGCGGCGCCGCCTTTACCCTGTTCAGCGGCGTCACCGTCATTGGCCGCGGCGAGGATCAGACCGTGCGGCTGGACTTCGGCGACAACAGCATCTCCCGCGACAACCACGCTGCCATCGCCTTTGACCCGGAACAGAAAGCCTTCTTCATCGGCCATGGCGGCAAGGCCAACCTGGTGCGCCGCAACGGCCGCCCCGTGCTCAGCACCGAGGAGCTGTCGGCGGGCGACGTGATCCGGATCGGCGAAACCACCCTGCGCTTCGTGCCGCTGTGCGGCGCGGACTTCGGCTGGGACCAGCCGCAACACAGCGATGCCGCAGATGCTGCATACCGCTGA
- a CDS encoding pyridoxamine 5'-phosphate oxidase family protein: MARRPDSDADAAAQLWKRLDDTRTGMLSVDGSSQHPQPMSHFADPDSGEIWFITSADTDLVAAVGLGAEATFCYQSQKGDYHASVKGPLVVYQSEEKLDSLWSPPVAAWFEQGREDPKVTLLQLTPREAAIWASDSNPILVGLKMLNAAMRDDVSEPDVGIHRVINFSDVA, translated from the coding sequence ATGGCCCGCAGACCTGACAGTGACGCAGACGCCGCCGCCCAGTTGTGGAAACGACTCGATGACACCCGCACCGGCATGCTGTCGGTCGACGGCAGCAGCCAGCACCCGCAGCCGATGAGCCATTTCGCCGACCCTGACAGCGGCGAAATCTGGTTCATCACCTCCGCCGACACCGATCTGGTGGCTGCGGTCGGGCTGGGGGCAGAGGCCACTTTTTGCTATCAGTCGCAAAAGGGCGACTATCATGCCTCCGTCAAGGGGCCGCTGGTGGTCTATCAGAGCGAAGAAAAGCTCGACAGCCTGTGGAGCCCGCCAGTGGCTGCCTGGTTTGAGCAGGGCCGCGAGGATCCCAAGGTCACGCTGCTGCAGCTGACCCCGCGCGAGGCTGCCATCTGGGCGTCCGATTCCAACCCGATCCTGGTCGGGCTGAAGATGCTGAACGCCGCGATGCGCGACGATGTGAGCGAACCGGATGTTGGCATCCACCGGGTGATCAACTTCAGCGACGTAGCCTGA
- a CDS encoding HWE histidine kinase domain-containing protein produces the protein MPDEKSGAARAQVDLTTCDREPIHIIGQVQSFGCLIAVSADWIISHASANCAEVLGLDETELAGRPVTDILSPQALHDLRTRMQMLRMQQSAVRVFGYDLRGDGQKYDVSIHQSGRLFVLEFERRGTDGGDVHDPGLVQALIGRVQRHGALDAMAQEAARGLKALSGFGRVMVYKFEEDGSGTVIAEARESGMEPFLGLRYPASDIPKQARALYVRSLLRIIPDVAAPVYPVQPETDPNGEPLDLSLAVTRAVSPIHIEYLRNMGVAASMSVSILRNGQLWGLFACHNDSPCYLSYEKRTSVELFAQLFNYELAQMEMTDELGDIDRSRALHDNLMPQLSNGCNLFAAFEDLCSGIGDVIPFDGAAIYSDGQYKSTGSAPVEEEFLGLVRFLNTTPPGQIYSNSNLIKRYPAADGFADRVAGLLAIPVSRKPRDYFVLFRREVVKSVTWAGNPEKPVEPGPNGLRLTPRKSFEAWKEVARGHCHPWKQREQRTAEALRTTLIEVVLKLADENNAARKRAQDQQELLIAELNHRVRNILNLIRGLVSQGKESVKSADAFGEVLDARIHALARAHDQLTGSEWDWSPLTVLIGTETEAFLAGKASRVSIDGDALELSPAAFTCVALVVHELVTNSVKYGALSDSSGRVEIRTALNRDGTAALSWREHDGPPVKAPERRGFGTTLIEQSVPFELQGEADVRYRITGLEADFLLPARHVRKAEKPAGPVPDTGARQAPAVPRLSGGALVLEDNMIIAMDAADMLTQLGAEKVETCSGVTTALNLLEQGGTQFVLADMNLGSETSLPVVERCRELGIAVVLATGYGSTDEVAKRFPGLNILKKPYTVEQLSAVLETMAAAENGG, from the coding sequence ATGCCTGACGAAAAGTCCGGCGCTGCCAGGGCGCAGGTGGATCTGACCACCTGCGATCGGGAGCCGATCCACATTATTGGCCAGGTGCAGAGCTTTGGCTGCCTGATTGCGGTTTCCGCCGACTGGATTATCTCCCATGCCTCTGCCAACTGTGCAGAGGTTCTGGGGCTGGATGAGACGGAGCTGGCGGGGCGGCCGGTGACGGACATTCTCAGCCCGCAGGCGCTCCACGACCTGCGCACCCGGATGCAGATGCTGCGGATGCAGCAGAGCGCGGTGCGGGTGTTCGGCTATGACTTGCGCGGCGACGGGCAGAAGTATGACGTTTCGATCCACCAGTCCGGGCGGCTGTTCGTTCTGGAATTCGAACGCCGGGGCACCGATGGTGGCGATGTGCACGATCCGGGCCTAGTGCAGGCACTGATCGGCCGGGTGCAGCGCCACGGCGCACTGGATGCGATGGCGCAGGAGGCCGCACGGGGCCTGAAAGCGCTGAGCGGCTTTGGCCGGGTCATGGTCTACAAGTTCGAGGAAGACGGCAGCGGCACCGTGATCGCCGAGGCCCGCGAGTCCGGAATGGAGCCGTTTCTGGGCCTGCGCTATCCGGCCAGCGATATTCCCAAACAGGCCCGCGCGCTGTATGTGCGCAGCCTGCTGCGGATCATCCCCGACGTCGCGGCGCCGGTCTATCCGGTGCAGCCGGAGACCGATCCCAACGGCGAGCCGCTGGACCTGTCGCTGGCGGTGACCCGGGCGGTGTCTCCGATCCATATCGAGTATCTGAGAAACATGGGGGTGGCGGCCTCGATGTCGGTTTCCATCCTGCGCAACGGCCAGCTGTGGGGGCTGTTTGCCTGCCACAATGACAGCCCGTGCTACCTCAGCTATGAAAAGCGCACCTCGGTCGAGCTGTTCGCGCAGCTGTTCAACTATGAGCTGGCCCAGATGGAGATGACCGATGAACTGGGCGACATCGACCGCTCCAGGGCGCTGCACGACAACCTGATGCCGCAGCTGTCCAATGGCTGCAATCTGTTTGCGGCTTTTGAAGACTTGTGCAGCGGCATCGGCGATGTCATTCCGTTTGACGGGGCCGCGATTTATTCGGACGGGCAGTACAAATCCACCGGATCCGCGCCGGTGGAAGAGGAGTTCCTGGGACTGGTGCGGTTCCTGAACACCACGCCGCCCGGGCAGATCTATTCCAACAGCAACCTGATCAAGCGCTATCCGGCCGCTGACGGGTTTGCGGACCGGGTGGCCGGGCTGCTGGCGATCCCGGTCTCGCGCAAGCCGAGGGATTACTTTGTGCTGTTCCGGCGCGAGGTGGTCAAATCGGTGACCTGGGCGGGCAATCCCGAAAAACCAGTTGAACCGGGGCCGAATGGCCTGCGGCTGACGCCGCGCAAAAGCTTCGAGGCCTGGAAGGAAGTGGCGCGCGGCCATTGCCATCCGTGGAAACAGCGCGAGCAGCGCACCGCCGAGGCGCTGCGCACAACGCTGATCGAAGTGGTTCTGAAGCTGGCGGACGAAAACAACGCCGCCCGCAAGCGGGCGCAGGACCAGCAGGAGCTGCTGATTGCGGAGCTGAACCACCGGGTGCGCAACATCCTGAACCTGATCCGCGGGCTGGTATCGCAGGGCAAGGAGTCGGTAAAATCCGCCGATGCCTTTGGCGAGGTGCTGGACGCGCGCATTCACGCGCTGGCGCGGGCGCATGACCAGCTGACCGGCTCGGAGTGGGATTGGAGCCCGCTGACGGTGCTGATCGGGACCGAAACCGAAGCGTTTCTGGCGGGCAAGGCCAGCCGGGTGTCGATTGACGGCGACGCGCTGGAGCTGTCGCCCGCGGCCTTTACCTGCGTGGCGCTGGTGGTTCACGAGCTGGTGACGAACTCGGTCAAATACGGCGCGCTCAGCGATTCCTCCGGCCGGGTGGAGATCCGCACCGCGCTGAACCGCGACGGCACCGCCGCGCTGAGCTGGCGCGAACACGATGGCCCGCCGGTAAAAGCGCCGGAGCGCCGGGGCTTCGGCACCACGCTTATCGAGCAATCGGTGCCGTTTGAACTGCAGGGGGAAGCCGACGTCAGATACCGGATCACCGGGCTGGAAGCGGATTTTCTGCTGCCCGCCCGCCATGTGCGGAAGGCGGAAAAGCCCGCGGGCCCGGTGCCCGACACCGGCGCGCGGCAGGCGCCGGCCGTGCCGCGGCTGTCGGGCGGCGCTCTGGTGCTGGAGGACAACATGATCATCGCCATGGATGCGGCGGACATGCTGACCCAGCTGGGCGCCGAAAAGGTGGAAACCTGCAGCGGAGTCACGACCGCGCTGAACCTGCTGGAGCAGGGCGGCACGCAGTTCGTGCTGGCGGACATGAACCTGGGATCCGAAACTTCGCTGCCGGTGGTGGAGCGATGCCGCGAGCTGGGCATCGCAGTGGTGCTGGCCACGGGGTACGGTTCAACGGACGAAGTCGCTAAGCGCTTCCCGGGGCTGAACATCCTGAAAAAGCCCTACACGGTCGAACAGCTGAGCGCGGTTCTGGAGACAATGGCCGCGGCGGAGAACGGCGGCTGA